The genome window AAAGGTCTGTGAAAGAGTACCTTTACGGAACCTATCTTTGAGAGAATTAGCTTATCTCCCTCAACCTTGAAGCCAGATTGGTTGTAGTTTATGAACTTGAGGATCTTCTTATATCTGAGCTTACCAACTTTCTTTCCTTTCTTCTTGAGTTCGTGAAGTGCTCTAATATTATACCATAATACATTGTTTACCATTTGGAGGGCCTTTGAGTATACCAGTTCCTTTCCCTCAACTTTCAAGTCCTTGATCATTGCTTGGGTGTCACTTGGGGTTATCTTCTTTCCCTCTCTTCTCGCTTTCGTAATAACGTCTAACAACGTGTTGTAAACTTTTGCTTCAACTTGCATTACTCTGAGGAGTTTCTCCTCTACTTCTTTAGACGGGTAAATCTTGTACTTGAAGGATAGTTGTACTACGTTACTCTTTTCCTTGGCTCTCCACATAGTTCTCCTCTAACGTAACTTGTCCGCTAGTTGCCAAGAAGTAGGATGGGGACCATAGATGTCCTTTCCATAACTTGTGGAAATTTTCTCTGTATCTCCCTTGAGGTTATTGTCTTTATAGCGTTTATGTACCTTGGTATGTTAAGGGTTGGTTTAGCCTTGAATATGTGGAAGTGATCCTTGTCAACGCTAATGTCTATAACTTTGAATGTTTTGCTTATTTCACGAATTGTTTCTTTCTAAGAAATTTATGATCTCCTCATTGTCGAACACTTTCCTGCGGTACTTGACTACTTGGACATAGTGGTAGTAAAGCACGTAAACTGAATGTGCATTTCTGCTCAATCTTTTCCGCATAGTTACATGTATTTTTCAAAAACTATAAAAATCTTTCTATAAGGGGGCTATCCCTCACGGAAGGGGACTTTCGCCCCCTTAACCCCCATAAAGTTAAACGTTATATGCCATACGTAATTTTTAGGAAACTACTATATAGGTAATATACTAAAATCTCTCCACGAGTTAGTATAATAGTTCTAGTAATTGTTAAAGCAACACACATCTCATCATAAATTTTTAAGTACAAAACCTCCTCCTTCATAAGCCCAAACACTGTTATTAGCGTATGCATATTCCACATAATTTCTTAACAAATTATCATTTGGTAAATTCCTTATACTATTCTCATTACCTAAAACAATCAGCTTATACCTAGCCCTAGTAAAGGCTACATTCAACCTACGCTTATTAGTAGCAAACTTCAGATCATTAGTAGTAGCAGTCACACTGAAAATTATCACATCCTTCTCCCTCCCTTGAAACGCATCAACAGTATTAATCTCAACATCGTAGTCACTTAACTCCTCAACCAACCTATTCCTCTGAGCCCTATAAGGTGAAATTATCCCAACCTCTACACCTCTTAACCAAGGGACAATCTCCTTAATAGCTTTGATTTCCATCTCGTTATAAAGACTCTTGCTCACCTTATTTTCAGTAACCTTTACCTCCCTACCATTAACGTGCACAAACACTACCTGCTTTAAAGGATCTAGTAGAGGGAAGTCCGACTTAATATGTAGAGATAGGTTAAAACACCTCGAATCTGGAACAATCTCGTTATTATACACATGTTTAGCAACAAAATTAATTATCTTAACATTACTTCTGTAATGCTTTCTCAATCAAAGACTCCTATGCTTATACTTCTCTATTAGTGTAATAAAGGAGCTGTACTTTGCAACCTCATCATCGTCATTAATAGACTTTAAAATTGGTGGCAATTGGTTATGATCACCAACAACCACCCACTTCCTCCCCTTAACCATTCCCAATAAGGCCAAAGTTATTGATGCTTGACTCGCCTCATCAATTATTACAGTATCAAATGATATATTTGTGAGTGGTGCTAACTGGGACTTAATAAGCGTTGAACCCACAACCTTAACGTCTTTAAGCACTTCCTCTGAAATCTTACTGATTAACGCATTCCTCTTCTCTAATTCTTCACTTAACTTTTCGTAAACGAGAGGAGAAGTATTACCCCTAGAAATTTCATCTAATAATTTCTCAATTTCAAGTTCGATCTTAGAGAGAATATCTCTAGCACGTTCCCTAACTTGAGGGGTCAGAAGGAACGGTCTTACCTCCTTTGAGACCTTTTCAACCATCCCAACCCTCACAATGTCATTTGGAATCCTCTTACCTAAGAGCTCAATAACGTTATCAACTGCCCTATTTGTGTGAGAAGTTACTAACACCTTTTCTCCTCGTGAAGATAAAGCCTCGGCTATCTTACTTATCACCCTAGTCTTACCAGTGCCAGGTGGGCCAATTATAAGAAGTAACTCATTATCGTTCAAATCTAGTGCTGAGTTTAACGCCTTATTCTGGTGCTCATCTAATTCAACATCTTTAACACTTACTCTCTGTGAAAGAGGTGGTAATTCAACATCTTTGAAGAATAAATCTAATGCATTATGGTTAAATATCTTAAAACCTCGAACATAATCTACTACACCCCCTGTGTTAAATGCTCTTTCGAGTAGTTCTAATTGGACAAGATAACTAATTAGTAACTCATTATCGCGGATAGACACTTTTTTCTTAGGGAAATGAACGTCTTTTCCAAACTTAACTAATAACCTCCCACCGCGTGAAGATATTACAGTTCCGGGGATATTTCCTACAAGTACTTGATCCCCAGGTTCAAAGAGGTTTGCGTACTTGGTCTTAAACACAACTAGAGAGAAGTAATAATTCTCAACCTCAGCATTATAATGGATTATGTCCTCTTTAGCAATCTCCATTTCATTCAAAATTGTATAATATAACTTGTAAGGGTCCATCACTTTCACTTAACCCTCTAATTATTTAAATGGATCTTAAAGAATTAAGGATTATTTTCACAAGTTGTCAAGGAAACTAGTTAAACCGAGTAGTCAACCTAAAAGATTTCTTTGACGTTAATAGGTAGTTTAGCTATGGTCGTTATGAGAGGTCATTCCAATTTGGAGAACTTGTATAAATAAAGAGAAAATGTATGCCTTAATTTTACGAGAGCTTAAAGAGAAAGCTGAGAGATTTTAGGTACAGATATAAGTAGCAGAAAGAATAGTAGAGATATTGCTATATATAAAAGAAAAGCCGAAGAAAATAACAGAATGAATGGAATATTTTGAGGAATGGATAGTACTTTACGTAAACTTGCCTTAAACCTCAAATACTAACGTAAATTCTCTTCGAAAAGATTTAAGTAATCGTAAATAGTTCAAGCGTAGTATATAGTGTAGTATAAATATACCTTAGTCTTATATTGGAAAAACTAAACGTCACATACTGACGTCATTTTCAAGAAACTCCTATACATTAATTAAAAAATAAAATATAGAGACTTTTCTTCTCTAAGATGTATTGAACCAGTATTGTGCAATTTTCTCGCTCCTAGATCTAATCTCAGTTAATTGCTAAAGTATCGATATCAATCATTGTTTACGCTCCTTGTTTTTACCACTATCTTATGATGGTTTATAGTTCTGTAAACACTCCTCTACGAATTTCTTAAGTTTCCATCTATTTACACTCCCATTAACATTTTCAGCAGCAACTCTGACGTCTAACTCCAGATCTCGTATGTCGTCAAATTTAAAGCATGGATTTAATATACGATTCCAAGCTTCAGAAGATTCGCCTGGAGGCACTGTAAAGCATATTTTATCAATATTCCCTAATAATTTGTTAACATCTTCTAATGAGCTCTTATCACTCGTACCTTGTCCGGAACTATCAGTTTTCAATCTAATAAAAAGTACAACTAATGATTCTTCACCAACAATGTCTAATGAATATTTATATGTGTAACCCCAAGGTGCCATAGCACCATGTTTATCGTCAAGTTTTACCCATCCTCTTGAATTCTTAGCTAATGCCCTACTACCAAAAGGTATATACTCAACTTCGTATCTCATACTACATTGAATACATTTATATTTTTGTTTCTCGTCACATGGGATATATTCACTTTCTTGCGGGTCTACTTCTTTGACTCTTATCTTTAAACCTTCTATCTCATTCCCCGTAACCTTCAAAAATTTAAACTCAGGTTTGAAAAGCGTGTCTAAATATCTACCTAAAATAACTCCAAAAATAGTTCCAAGTATGGAAATAACTTTAATAGCTTGAGGAATAAAAGAGGTAATCAAAATAATAATGATAATAGATAAAAATAGGATGATGAGTAATAGGGTCACTTTATCGTTTATCACTCTCTTGACAGCAATTTTCAAAGATGACGCTTGCATAATTAAACTATCTATAATTATGATTTATTAAAATTTATTGTGTTATAGATTATTTTTTGTGTTATTGAGAGTTTGATAAGGCTTAAATAACTTTTTCCATTTAGAAACCTTCATTAGGAGATATTCTAAACAGCTGTTACGTATAAAAATTTTTACACTTCCAACCGAGTAACTTTTCTCTTTTTTCTCATAATTCTCTCCATGGATTAGGAAATATTTTCAAAGGCAATATTGAAACTGATAGGATCAAAACTACTGCTCCTTTACATGCGTAATATAAGGGCTATATCTCCTATCCCCCGCTGAACTATTATTTTTCCGTATCGTAATGATAAAAAAGTAAGTTTCAGCAGATAAGCTATTGAGATTAATAATGTTAAGCCTACATATACATATATATTGAACTATATATATATTGAATATTTTCTTCTAAATTGGGAAAAGATAGAAGCGTTTAATTAACACATTGAAAGAATATGCGCTTAAATAAATAAGGAAAGAACATATAAGTATAATTGTGATATTTATAACTAGCACGGTTGTTTTTAAAGAATGACTTACAATACGATGAAAACTTAAAACTCTACATCAAATATTCCAGCAGGAATTTGGTTAGATCAACATTAATCCGAGTGGAAAAAGGAAATAGTTGATGAAAGATGAAGAAGGTTTGAAAATACGTAGAAAACTCATAACTGCAAAGGAGCTTAGAGTAATGACAGTAAGACTCTAACCGCATATGTTAATATAACTAAATCAAACATATCTATCTTCCCTTCTGGTAGTTTAAACCCATGTATAACATGATTTGATATTTGTTTAAGGTTTCTCAACATTTCGTCGAGTTTTCTATCTTTTAAACTTGTTATCTCATAAATGTAGTCCCATACATTTTTTAGAATTATATCGTTGACTTGCTTACAACATTCTCTCACACTCTTCACGTTATAATTCGAATTACATAATCTCTTGACGATCTTTTCAATTTGACTTTTTATATTTTCAATATTTTTCTCTAATTCTTTCTCATATTTATCTTTTACTTTATCTTGCAATGTTCTTTGGAATATTATTAAATTGTAATATGCAAATACACGATTATCATTATCAATAGCATTTTCGATTTCATTTATTAGAAAAGAGACTTCCATATGCTTATTTTTAATTTCTTTTAAGGTTTCTTTTATCCATTTTTTTAAAGCAGTTTCGTCTTGACTAGCATAAACTATGAGGTCCTGCGGTAATTTGTTAAGCTTTAATAGCACAATTTTTTAATGTATGAGGAATATATAAAACGAGATGGTTAAAAAAGTAATATACTACGATCGGACCGTTAGTCCAAGCTTTTTAGACACAAAGGTAATCTTAAGTAAACCACCAGATTATGACGTAGTTGATTATTTTACTATTTCTGAATGGTTAGAAGTAGCTGGCAAGGGTGATATTTTAGTCTTCGCTCACGATATTATTCCTTATACTGCATATGAGATTACCCCATATTCCACAGATAGTAAATTACTAAGGTTTTTGCAGAGAGGCGGAATCGTAGTCTGGTTGGGTGACGTCCCATTCTTTTACAGGCTACATTGTTATGATAGTTCGCAAGAGAAAGAAATAGAAGAGACTAAAGAATTGCTAAAAAAGAACGTTAGCTATACATTAATACCTGAATTTTACTTAAAGAAATACGGTCCATATGAAAGAGATAAACAGTTGTGCACGCTTGACATAATTGGCGGATTCTATGCAGATCTTAACAACGTTAGTTGGATTGGATTAGATTTTAAACATTTAAACTTCTATAAGTTAAATGATGTTTGCTATCTAAATACACCAGCAAGAATTACCCCAACGATTATAGGAAAGCTTTTGGGTTATCAAAGCAGAGAAACGATAAGGCCGGTAAAGCTAACTACCAAAATCTTTCCATTAACTATGACAGAGTTAGATGGGATTTGTCAAGGAAAATACGCCGGTTCGTGGATAGCACAGATAGGTGAAGGAGTATTTGTAAGATTATATGACCACAGGGAGGACATTGTTAACGTTTCGAATATATTCAAAATAGCAGAAACATTATCTAACTCAATACAGTTAAAACTGTGAAAAAGACGTGGAGAGTCAAAATTCCTATTATTTCATTATAGAGGGAGAATTTTCAGCAGTTGTTTTCTGAAAATAACGTATATATAGTAGACAACATTAAATTCTTCCGATGTAAGACTAAGGTGGATTTATATTATACGCGCTTGAACTATTTACGATTACTTAAATTTGAAAAGAATTTACGTTAGTATTTAAGGTTTAAGTGATTTGAGGTAAATTTACGCAAAGTACTATACTTTATCTCCGAGATCGATTTATTTGATAACGCGTATTTAGAACGCTAGGGACTAGCATGGTTTGCTCTATTAAATTGATTTTTTCATGATATTACCTTCTACTCTTCACTTGGTAGTCTTACCCATTAAAATGTAGAATCAATTACTCTAATCAAGGTCTATAGAAACAAATTGAAATCACAAAGGAGACTTGAATGGCCCATTTATTTCTTATTACTCTATGATATAATTCTATTGAAATTTCTTGAAGAGCTCCACAAAGTACATTAAACCGCTAAGCTTATTTAATTTCTGTCTTTCCTTTTATCTATGAAAGTTTTAGTGACTGGAGCTGGAGGATATATCGGAACTGTTCTTGTCCCATTATTACTCTCAAAAGGCTATGAAGTAATAGCCCTAGATAGGTTCTTTTTCGGAAAGACATTGCAAGAAGATAAGGGACTTAAAATAGTAGATGATGACATCAGATTTGTTGAACCAGACGTTTTAAGAGGAGTTGATGCAGTAATTGACTTAGCCGCACTCTCAAATGATCCATCTGGTGAACTAGATCCAATAAAGACTTGGTCTATAAATTATCTAGGAAGATTTAGGATAGCAAACTTAGCTAAGAGAATGGGAGTTAAACGCTATATTTTACCGTCCTCATGTAGTGTTTATGGTTTCAGAGAAGACATAGCTGATGAAACCTCATCAACTAATCCTTTAACCACTTATGCCAAAGCTAACTTAAAAGGTGAAAAAGATATTTTACCTTTAGCTGATAAGAACTTTACAGTTACAGTATTTAGAATAGCAACAGTATATGGTTATGCAAAGACTCGAAGAATGAGGTTTGATCTTGTAATAAATGCTTTTGTTAGAGATCTAGTTACCAAGAACAAGATATTTGTAATGAAAGACGGTACTCAATGGAGACCTTTCGTCCATGTTTGGGATGTAGCTAACGCTTTTACCATTGCCTTAGAAAAGGAAACAATAAATGGTGAAGTATTTAACTTGGGTAGTGATGACCAAAATTATCAAATATTTGATTTAGCTGTGAGGATTTCTAAGGCCTTAAACAAAGAGTTAAATTATGAATGGTACGGTTCACCAGATAAGAGGTCCTATAGAGTCTCCTTCAAGAAACTTAAGGAGAAGTTTGGTTACGTTCCAAAATATAGGGTTGAAGATGCTGCTGTAGAAATTTCTAAGGCTATTTTATCTGGTGAATTAGATCCAAATGATCCGAGATACATTACTGTAAGTTGGTATAAGAAGTTAATAAGTGAGGGAGTTTTAGTTTAACTCACTAGGGGTGAAGACAATAAGACCCACTATATAAGTTAATTTTTTAGTCTCCTTCTATTAGAAGAATAAACACATGCCATTTGAGTTCAAACGTTTAGAAATACCAGAGGTAATATTAGTAGAGGCTAAACAATTTCTAGATAATAGAGGTTATTTTGAAGAAATCTACAAGAGGAGTGACTTTGAACCTCACATACCGTGCAATTTCGTCCAGGTAAATCATTCCTTTTCAAAAAAGGGCGTATTAAGGGGCTTACACTTTCAACTAAAACCAATCCCTCAGGGTAAATTAGTAACTGTGACTTCTGGAAGGATTTTCGACGTAGCTGTTGACTTAAGAAAAAACTCTCCATACTACAAGAAGTGGGTTTCAGTTATTTTAACACCAAGTAAACTATTATGGATCCCAGTAGGCTTTGCTCACGGCTTTCTTGCATTAGAGGAATCCCACGTAGTTTACATGGTAACTAGAGAGTTCTCAAAAGAACACGATGCTGGTATTAGCTATGATGACCCAGAAATAAATGTCAAGTGGCCCACTGATTCTGAAATTATAGTATCAGATAAGGATAGAAACTTACCCTATCTAAAAGATGCCAAAATTAACTTTGAGTATGGAGATGATCTTTGCTAATAGTAAGTCAGTGTAAGTTCCTTCATTAATACCTTTATATAACTCTTCCCTTCATTAAGATTTTTATTAGTCAATTAGAACTGTATTCTATGAAAACGCTTATTATTGGAGCTTCTGGACAATTAGGTATCGAGCTATCTAAACTATTTCCAGATGCAATCAAAACTTACTCTTCTCACGAAATACCTGGAGGTATTAAGTTGGACGTAACAAATTTCAGTGCCGTTGAAGATTTAATTCTTAAGGTTAAGCCAGATGTTGTAATAAACACCGTAGCTTTTACAGACGTTGATGGCTGTGAAAAATACAAGGACAAGGCGTACAATATAAATGCAGAGGCTGTAAAACACATTGTAAGGCCTTCAAGGGTAGTTGAAGCTTATTTAATCCACGTTAGCACAGACTACGTATTTGATGGGGAAAAAGGGAACTACAATGAGAACGATATACCAAACCCAATCAACTACTACGGCCTAACAAAACTCATGGGAGAAGCTTACGCCATGTCTTATGATGACGCTCTTATAATTAGGACTTCCGGAGTGTTTAGACATAAAGCTTTTCCAGTCTACGTTTATAAAACACTAAAAAGTGGGAAAGAAGTCTTAGCATTTAAGGGTTATTATTCCCCAATATCAGCTAGAAAGTTGGCAAATGCAATCAAGGAACTAGTTGAGTTAAGGAAAACTGGGATCTTAAACGTAGCTGGGGAGAGAATATCGCGTTATGACCTAGCCTTAAAAATTGCAGAGAAGTTCGGTTTTGAAAAAAGGGTAAGGGAAGTAGACCAAATCTCAACGTGGGTAGCAAAAAGGCCTTATGATTCCTCCCTAGATATATCGAGAGCTAAGAAACTCCTTTCAACAGATTTTTACACATTAGACCTAGACGGGATGGTGGTAGATTAATGGAGGCAGTAATTTTACACGGCGGTCAAGGTACACGTTTAAGGCCTTTAACACACACTGGACCAAAGCAATTAATAAAAGTTGCAGGGAAACCGGTCTCACAATGGGTATTAGAACAAATAAGAGATGCTGGGATAAAACACGTCATAATCGTGCTAGGTGACAACATACCTACAAAAGTTACAGAATATTACGGAGACGGGAGTAGATTTGGAGTTGAAATAACTTACGTTTATCAAGGTAAGGCTAGGGGATTGGCTGATGCAGTTTATAAGGTTAAAGATGTTGTTTCAGACAAGTTCCTAGTTTATCTAGGAGACAACATTGTATCATACGACTTGAGGAGGTTCATGGAGTTTAATGGATCAGCCTCAATACTTTTAGCTAAAGTTGAGAACCCTAATCGCTTTGGTGTTGCTGTAGTCGAGAATGGAAAGGTGGTTAAGTTAGTGGAAAAACCAAAAGAGCCAATCTCAGACCTAGCTCTCGTAGGTGTGTACGCTTTCACTAAGGATGTCTTTGATGTAATAGAGGGTTTAAAACCTAGTTGGAGGGGTGAGCTAGAAATAACTGATGCACTTCAAGGGCTAATTAACAGAGGCAAAGATGTCAACTATGAAATTGTTGAGGGTTGGTGGAAAGATACGGGTACTCCAAAGGACATACTTGATGCAAATGCATTCTTACTAGACAAATACGCTGAAAAGAGAGTTGAAGGTGAAATAGAGAACTCTACCTTGGACGGAAGGGTAATAGTGGAAAAGGGTGCAGTAATTAAAAACTCTGTAATTAGAGGGCCAGCATATATAGGAAAGGGTAGTAAAGTAATTAATTCATATGTTGGTTCATTTACCTCTGTTGGAGATAATTGTGAGATAATAGAGAGCGAAATTGAATACAGTGTGTTGCTAGACAATGTGAAAGTGAAGGGAGTAGCGTTAATGGATTCGATAATAGGAAATAACTCCATCGTAGAAAAGGGAAAGAGATGGCAAAAATTAATTATTGGTGAAAACTCATCGGTGATATTATGATCATGATAATTGGAGGTGCTGGTTTCATAGGCTCAGCTTTCGTAAGAGAAGTTAACAAAAGGGGATAACACCAGTAGTGGTAGATTTACTTACATACGCCGGTAGGTTGGAGAACTTAAAGGATACATCATACGAATTTGTAAGAGCAGACGTAAGAGATGAAAAGCTACATGAGATAATTGAGAAGTACAAGCCAGAAATTGTAATAAACTTTGCACCGAGACGCATGTAGATAGGTCAATATATAAGCCACAAGAGTTTATAACGACAAACATAATAGGATAACGTGCTAGAAGCGTCTAGGAAGTACAACTTCAAGTATATTCACATTTCAACAGATGAGGTATATGGTGAGGAGTGTAGCGACGAGAATGCCCCTTTAAATCCTTCTTCTCCTTATAGTGCTTCAAAAGCCTCAGCAGATCTTTTCGTAAAGTCTTACGTAAGGACTTATGGTGTAGAAGCAGTGATAATCAGACCTTCTAACAACTACGGACCTAGACAGTACCCAGAGAAGTTAATTCCCAAGGTCATTATACGCACTCTTTTAGGACTCCATGTACCAATTTACGGTAATGGTGAACAAGAGAGGGACTGGATTTACGTCGAGGACACTGCTAGGATAATCTTTAATATAATAGAGAAAGCGGAGTGGAAAGGTGAGGTTTATAACATCCCCGGGGGGAAATAGGGTTAAAAACTTAGAGTTAGTTAAGATGTTGGAGAAAATAATGGGAAGGGAGATTAAGATTAAGTTTGTCTCTGATAGACCGGGGCATGATAGGAGGTATTGTATGATAAGCACTAAACTGAGCTATGCCACGACTCCATTAGAGGAAGGACTTAGAAGGACATATGAGTGGTATATTAATAACCAGTGGTGGTGGGCTCTGCTAATTGAGGACAAATCCTTTAAGGAAGATGAACCGTGGAAGGCTTAGTGAAATCGAATGCTCTAATCTATTAATAGATGCTGTTAAAAAGAATTTTAAACTAAACAATTCTTAAACTGTCATTAAATTACCTAGTTTAAAACATAAAATGAATTAGGTGTGTTTAACTGCCTATAGTAAATAGCAAATTATAGTCTAAATATGTTATAATATGAATGCTTTCTAACACCAGTCCTTTTACA of Sulfolobus sp. E5-1-F contains these proteins:
- a CDS encoding AAA domain-containing protein; its protein translation is MRKHYRSNVKIINFVAKHVYNNEIVPDSRCFNLSLHIKSDFPLLDPLKQVVFVHVNGREVKVTENKVSKSLYNEMEIKAIKEIVPWLRGVEVGIISPYRAQRNRLVEELSDYDVEINTVDAFQGREKDVIIFSVTATTNDLKFATNKRRLNVAFTRARYKLIVLGNENSIRNLPNDNLLRNYVEYAYANNSVWAYEGGGFVLKNL
- a CDS encoding AAA domain-containing protein; protein product: MDPYKLYYTILNEMEIAKEDIIHYNAEVENYYFSLVVFKTKYANLFEPGDQVLVGNIPGTVISSRGGRLLVKFGKDVHFPKKKVSIRDNELLISYLVQLELLERAFNTGGVVDYVRGFKIFNHNALDLFFKDVELPPLSQRVSVKDVELDEHQNKALNSALDLNDNELLLIIGPPGTGKTRVISKIAEALSSRGEKVLVTSHTNRAVDNVIELLGKRIPNDIVRVGMVEKVSKEVRPFLLTPQVRERARDILSKIELEIEKLLDEISRGNTSPLVYEKLSEELEKRNALISKISEEVLKDVKVVGSTLIKSQLAPLTNISFDTVIIDEASQASITLALLGMVKGRKWVVVGDHNQLPPILKSINDDDEVAKYSSFITLIEKYKHRSL
- a CDS encoding NAD-dependent epimerase/dehydratase family protein: MKVLVTGAGGYIGTVLVPLLLSKGYEVIALDRFFFGKTLQEDKGLKIVDDDIRFVEPDVLRGVDAVIDLAALSNDPSGELDPIKTWSINYLGRFRIANLAKRMGVKRYILPSSCSVYGFREDIADETSSTNPLTTYAKANLKGEKDILPLADKNFTVTVFRIATVYGYAKTRRMRFDLVINAFVRDLVTKNKIFVMKDGTQWRPFVHVWDVANAFTIALEKETINGEVFNLGSDDQNYQIFDLAVRISKALNKELNYEWYGSPDKRSYRVSFKKLKEKFGYVPKYRVEDAAVEISKAILSGELDPNDPRYITVSWYKKLISEGVLV
- the rfbC gene encoding dTDP-4-dehydrorhamnose 3,5-epimerase, producing MPFEFKRLEIPEVILVEAKQFLDNRGYFEEIYKRSDFEPHIPCNFVQVNHSFSKKGVLRGLHFQLKPIPQGKLVTVTSGRIFDVAVDLRKNSPYYKKWVSVILTPSKLLWIPVGFAHGFLALEESHVVYMVTREFSKEHDAGISYDDPEINVKWPTDSEIIVSDKDRNLPYLKDAKINFEYGDDLC
- a CDS encoding SDR family oxidoreductase, with the translated sequence MKTLIIGASGQLGIELSKLFPDAIKTYSSHEIPGGIKLDVTNFSAVEDLILKVKPDVVINTVAFTDVDGCEKYKDKAYNINAEAVKHIVRPSRVVEAYLIHVSTDYVFDGEKGNYNENDIPNPINYYGLTKLMGEAYAMSYDDALIIRTSGVFRHKAFPVYVYKTLKSGKEVLAFKGYYSPISARKLANAIKELVELRKTGILNVAGERISRYDLALKIAEKFGFEKRVREVDQISTWVAKRPYDSSLDISRAKKLLSTDFYTLDLDGMVVD
- a CDS encoding glucose-1-phosphate thymidylyltransferase is translated as MEAVILHGGQGTRLRPLTHTGPKQLIKVAGKPVSQWVLEQIRDAGIKHVIIVLGDNIPTKVTEYYGDGSRFGVEITYVYQGKARGLADAVYKVKDVVSDKFLVYLGDNIVSYDLRRFMEFNGSASILLAKVENPNRFGVAVVENGKVVKLVEKPKEPISDLALVGVYAFTKDVFDVIEGLKPSWRGELEITDALQGLINRGKDVNYEIVEGWWKDTGTPKDILDANAFLLDKYAEKRVEGEIENSTLDGRVIVEKGAVIKNSVIRGPAYIGKGSKVINSYVGSFTSVGDNCEIIESEIEYSVLLDNVKVKGVALMDSIIGNNSIVEKGKRWQKLIIGENSSVIL